A portion of the Pseudarthrobacter defluvii genome contains these proteins:
- a CDS encoding cold-shock protein yields the protein MPTGKVKWYDKDKGFGFLAGEDGQEVFLPKSSLPEGVTELKAGTRVEFGVADGRKGAQALGLRVLDKTPSIAKAKRPSAKDLAPLVQDLVTVLDNLSGTLSKGKYPEGNKGKAIAAALRKVADELDV from the coding sequence GTGCCTACCGGCAAGGTCAAGTGGTATGACAAGGACAAGGGCTTTGGGTTCCTCGCGGGCGAAGACGGCCAGGAGGTCTTCCTGCCCAAGTCGTCGCTGCCCGAAGGGGTAACGGAGCTGAAAGCCGGCACCCGGGTGGAGTTCGGTGTGGCGGACGGCCGCAAGGGTGCCCAGGCACTGGGCCTGCGGGTGCTGGACAAGACCCCGTCCATTGCCAAGGCCAAGCGCCCCAGTGCCAAGGACCTCGCCCCGCTGGTGCAGGACCTGGTGACCGTCCTGGACAATCTGTCCGGGACCCTGTCCAAGGGCAAGTACCCGGAGGGCAATAAGGGCAAGGCCATTGCCGCCGCCCTGCGCAAGGTTGCCGACGAGCTGGACGTTTAG
- a CDS encoding DUF3027 domain-containing protein, whose protein sequence is MNPQSEQPGAPVQEQAAKTPPTRKAGVPVWRTGKPDAFLAAAVDTARTAVESITPAATIGAHLAAKSEGDRLVTHLFESRLAGYTGWQWYAVLTRNSRSKVVTVNELGLLPSEDSILAPEWVPWAERVRPEDEQPQEPEVGGHEAEVGEPEAQETAASDKGRQDSGQQGEPADDDGAQAGA, encoded by the coding sequence ATGAATCCCCAATCTGAACAGCCGGGCGCGCCAGTGCAGGAGCAGGCTGCCAAGACTCCGCCCACACGCAAGGCAGGCGTGCCCGTATGGCGTACGGGCAAGCCTGACGCTTTCCTGGCCGCGGCTGTTGATACGGCCCGGACGGCGGTGGAGAGCATCACGCCGGCCGCCACTATCGGGGCGCACCTTGCGGCCAAGAGCGAGGGCGACCGGCTGGTGACACACCTGTTCGAGTCCCGCTTGGCCGGATACACAGGCTGGCAGTGGTACGCGGTGCTGACCCGCAACTCACGTTCCAAGGTGGTCACCGTCAACGAACTGGGCCTGCTGCCGTCCGAGGATTCGATCCTCGCTCCGGAGTGGGTGCCGTGGGCCGAACGGGTCCGCCCCGAGGACGAACAGCCGCAGGAGCCCGAGGTTGGTGGGCACGAAGCGGAGGTCGGAGAGCCGGAAGCGCAGGAAACAGCGGCAAGTGACAAAGGCCGGCAGGATTCAGGGCAGCAAGGGGAACCAGCGGACGACGACGGAGCGCAGGCAGGAGCCTAG
- the serC gene encoding phosphoserine transaminase produces the protein MSDTSITIPADLLPKDGRFGAGPSKVRQEQIDALAAASKTILGTSHRQAPVKNLVGSVREGLSQFFRAPEGYEVVLGVGGSTAFWDIASFGLVEKKAQHLSFGEFGSKFAAATNKAPFLESSSIIKSEPGTRPTAQAEAGVDVYAWPQNETSTGVAAPVQRVAGADEGSLVLVDATSAAGGLDVDVAQSDVYYFAPQKNFASDGGLWLGLFSPAALERAARIKASGRWIPDFLDLQTAIDNSRLNQTYNTPSLSTLVTLNAQVQWLNSNGGLDFAAGRTADSAGRIYSWAEASDFASPFVAKPEERSNVIATIDFDESVDAAAVAKILRANGIVDTEPYRKLGRNQLRIATFVAIEPSDVSALLASIDYVVGELRK, from the coding sequence GTGAGCGACACCAGCATCACGATTCCCGCCGACCTCCTGCCCAAGGACGGACGGTTCGGCGCCGGCCCGTCAAAGGTCCGGCAGGAACAGATCGATGCCCTCGCAGCCGCATCCAAAACCATCCTGGGCACGTCGCACCGGCAGGCACCGGTCAAGAACCTGGTGGGGTCCGTCCGTGAAGGGCTGAGCCAGTTCTTCCGTGCCCCCGAGGGCTACGAGGTTGTCCTTGGCGTTGGCGGCTCCACTGCTTTCTGGGACATCGCCAGCTTCGGCCTGGTGGAGAAGAAGGCCCAGCACCTCTCCTTCGGCGAGTTCGGATCCAAGTTTGCTGCGGCCACCAACAAGGCCCCTTTCCTGGAATCCTCCTCCATCATCAAGTCCGAGCCCGGCACGCGACCCACGGCGCAGGCCGAGGCCGGCGTGGACGTTTACGCGTGGCCGCAGAATGAGACCTCCACCGGCGTGGCAGCCCCGGTCCAGCGGGTTGCCGGAGCCGACGAGGGATCCCTGGTCCTGGTGGACGCCACCTCGGCCGCAGGCGGCCTGGACGTGGACGTTGCCCAGAGCGATGTCTACTACTTCGCACCGCAGAAGAACTTTGCTTCCGACGGCGGGCTCTGGCTGGGCCTGTTCTCCCCCGCCGCGCTGGAGCGGGCCGCCCGCATCAAGGCCAGTGGACGGTGGATCCCGGACTTCCTGGACCTCCAGACCGCCATCGACAACTCCCGCCTGAACCAGACCTACAACACGCCGTCGCTGTCCACGCTGGTGACCCTGAACGCGCAGGTCCAATGGCTCAACTCCAATGGCGGCCTGGATTTTGCGGCCGGACGCACTGCCGATTCCGCCGGACGCATCTACAGCTGGGCCGAGGCTTCCGATTTCGCCAGCCCGTTCGTGGCCAAGCCGGAGGAGCGTTCCAACGTCATCGCCACCATCGACTTCGACGAGTCTGTGGACGCCGCCGCCGTAGCCAAGATCCTGCGCGCCAACGGAATCGTGGACACCGAGCCCTACCGGAAGCTGGGCCGCAACCAGCTGCGCATCGCTACCTTCGTGGCCATCGAGCCCAGCGACGTCTCCGCCCTGCTCGCCAGCATCGACTATGTGGTGGGCGAGCTGCGCAAGTAG
- a CDS encoding metal-dependent transcriptional regulator: protein MTDLIDTTEMYLRTILELEEENIVALRARIAERLRHSGPTVSQTIGRMERDGLVVVSGDRHLELTDTGRKRATEVMRKHRLAERLLADVIGLDWAYVHDEACRWEHVMSERVERRIYEMLDHPTESPYGNPIPGLAALGGQPAPGFGDGAISLVEAMKSYGPASGVTISRLAEPIQVEPELLAQLDEGGIRPGAAVTLERVGDYISVRVTGIEGALELPPEVAAHVFVAIKQG from the coding sequence ATGACGGATCTGATCGACACTACGGAGATGTACCTCAGGACCATCCTGGAGCTTGAGGAAGAAAACATCGTTGCCCTCCGGGCCCGTATTGCCGAGCGCCTGCGCCATTCCGGCCCCACCGTCTCCCAGACCATCGGCAGGATGGAGCGCGACGGGCTCGTTGTGGTCTCCGGCGACAGGCATCTGGAACTCACGGACACCGGCCGCAAGCGGGCCACCGAAGTGATGCGCAAGCATCGGCTCGCCGAACGCCTGCTGGCGGACGTTATTGGGCTGGACTGGGCCTACGTCCACGATGAAGCCTGCCGCTGGGAACATGTGATGAGTGAGAGGGTGGAGCGGCGCATCTACGAGATGCTGGACCACCCCACCGAGTCCCCATACGGCAACCCCATCCCCGGCCTTGCCGCGCTGGGCGGCCAGCCGGCCCCCGGCTTTGGTGACGGGGCCATCAGCCTGGTGGAGGCGATGAAGAGCTACGGGCCTGCGTCGGGCGTGACCATCAGCCGCCTCGCGGAACCGATCCAGGTGGAGCCCGAACTGCTGGCGCAGTTGGACGAAGGCGGAATCCGGCCCGGCGCTGCCGTGACCCTGGAACGCGTGGGCGATTACATCTCGGTGCGGGTGACCGGGATTGAAGGAGCGCTGGAGCTTCCGCCCGAGGTGGCCGCGCATGTCTTCGTGGCCATCAAGCAGGGCTGA
- a CDS encoding M23 family metallopeptidase produces the protein MQTPRGRRRAAGPPSAPRVVEDAAAERPRDLHRDARRRRGPFRQMTEFAAASGIGQKAGMALAATGLVLTVTVPATGPVMATDAAGSAPVAASSVTPQPQISADIGAQIDFSRSAVVTQADPDGKLKQLLSAQSAGSVTRAASAGTLAAPLASLVTASPFGYRVSPITGGSGDFHRGQDFVAQCGTSVLAAATGTVTFAGWHQFGGGNRVVIDHGNGLETTYNHLSSFNVKVGQTVSRGDVVALSGTTGASTGCHLHFEVQVNGEVVDPMGWL, from the coding sequence ATGCAGACCCCCCGGGGACGCCGCCGTGCTGCCGGCCCCCCTTCGGCACCGCGGGTTGTCGAAGATGCCGCAGCGGAGCGCCCCCGCGACCTCCATCGCGACGCCCGCCGCCGCCGGGGTCCATTCCGCCAGATGACGGAGTTTGCAGCCGCCAGCGGCATAGGCCAGAAAGCCGGCATGGCCCTTGCTGCCACCGGCCTGGTTCTGACTGTGACTGTGCCCGCCACAGGTCCCGTTATGGCCACTGACGCCGCCGGCAGCGCCCCGGTCGCAGCCTCCTCCGTCACGCCCCAGCCCCAGATTTCAGCAGATATCGGTGCCCAGATCGACTTCAGCCGCTCGGCAGTGGTGACCCAGGCCGATCCGGACGGAAAGCTGAAGCAACTCCTGAGTGCCCAGTCGGCCGGCTCCGTGACGCGTGCCGCGTCAGCCGGCACCCTGGCCGCACCGCTGGCCTCGCTTGTCACCGCTTCCCCCTTCGGTTACAGGGTCAGTCCCATTACCGGGGGCTCGGGCGACTTCCACAGGGGCCAGGACTTTGTGGCGCAATGCGGGACCTCCGTCCTGGCGGCCGCCACCGGTACCGTGACCTTCGCCGGCTGGCATCAGTTCGGCGGCGGAAACCGGGTGGTTATTGACCATGGAAATGGGCTGGAAACCACGTACAACCACCTGTCATCCTTCAACGTCAAGGTGGGCCAGACCGTGTCCCGCGGGGACGTTGTGGCCCTGAGCGGCACCACCGGCGCGTCCACCGGCTGCCACCTGCACTTCGAGGTCCAGGTCAACGGCGAAGTGGTCGATCCCATGGGCTGGTTGTAA
- a CDS encoding C40 family peptidase, with protein sequence MGLPATAADTTAGVSASTESGSAQTALAVTAAPTATVSFERPVVKTTAAPKVEAVRTQSTDTANGAATAAAAAGQDASPVTKTAETVSSASTSGIAAIAYTGIGHSYVWGGTSPVTGWDCSGFVQWVYAQAGISIPRTNAWTIMSPTSTPQPGDLVVQNGGAHVGIYVGNGMMISALNPSQGTLLHSPAATGSSSYYHLNK encoded by the coding sequence ATGGGACTGCCGGCCACCGCTGCCGACACCACTGCCGGTGTCTCAGCGTCCACCGAGTCCGGTTCGGCCCAGACGGCCCTCGCCGTCACCGCTGCCCCCACTGCTACGGTTTCCTTCGAGCGCCCCGTGGTGAAGACCACCGCTGCTCCGAAGGTGGAAGCGGTGCGCACCCAGTCCACCGACACGGCGAACGGCGCAGCCACTGCTGCCGCTGCCGCCGGCCAGGACGCCTCCCCGGTCACCAAGACCGCCGAGACCGTGTCCTCCGCGTCCACCTCAGGCATCGCAGCCATCGCCTACACCGGCATCGGCCACTCGTACGTCTGGGGCGGCACCAGCCCCGTCACCGGTTGGGACTGCTCCGGTTTCGTGCAGTGGGTGTACGCCCAGGCCGGCATCAGCATTCCCCGCACCAACGCGTGGACCATCATGAGCCCCACCTCCACCCCGCAGCCCGGTGACCTGGTTGTCCAGAACGGTGGAGCGCACGTCGGCATCTACGTCGGCAACGGCATGATGATCAGCGCACTCAACCCCTCACAGGGCACGCTGCTCCACTCGCCTGCAGCCACCGGTAGCTCGTCGTACTACCACCTCAACAAATAG
- a CDS encoding NlpC/P60 family protein translates to MTTRATARHRAEVTKTNSIAVIAKAVSDNAGGMGRQAAVIAAASGLVLTSGIAANAADANVKRDSAPASALEVESAVDAPISAASTIAISFEKPAVTTTPAPVVEPEPQVEVQEAAPAPAAEPAAQPVAAPKVTAKVATAAAPAAPAAQASASGKGAAILSAAYAQLGVHQDCTMLVTNALAAVGIHFHDWPAGYLSLGDTVPASQAQPGDLIYYADGGGGMAHIAVYAGNGMAVHGGFNGNDTVVFSANVGSGPVFIHVR, encoded by the coding sequence ATGACGACTCGTGCTACCGCACGGCACCGCGCCGAGGTCACCAAGACCAACTCGATCGCAGTCATTGCCAAGGCTGTCAGCGACAACGCCGGCGGCATGGGCCGCCAGGCCGCGGTCATTGCCGCAGCTTCCGGCCTGGTCCTGACCAGCGGCATTGCCGCGAATGCCGCCGACGCGAACGTCAAGCGCGACTCTGCTCCCGCCTCCGCGCTGGAAGTTGAATCCGCGGTCGACGCCCCGATTTCCGCAGCTTCCACCATCGCCATCAGCTTCGAGAAGCCCGCCGTGACCACCACGCCGGCGCCCGTCGTCGAGCCGGAGCCGCAGGTTGAAGTGCAGGAAGCTGCCCCTGCTCCCGCCGCGGAGCCCGCTGCCCAGCCCGTTGCCGCTCCCAAGGTCACGGCCAAGGTTGCCACCGCTGCTGCCCCGGCCGCTCCTGCGGCGCAGGCTTCCGCCAGTGGCAAGGGTGCCGCAATCCTCTCCGCCGCCTACGCCCAGCTCGGTGTCCACCAGGACTGCACCATGCTGGTGACCAACGCCTTGGCCGCCGTCGGCATCCACTTCCATGACTGGCCCGCCGGGTACCTTTCCCTCGGTGACACGGTGCCTGCCTCCCAGGCCCAGCCCGGAGACCTCATCTACTACGCCGATGGTGGTGGAGGAATGGCACACATCGCTGTCTACGCCGGAAATGGCATGGCCGTCCATGGCGGCTTCAACGGCAACGACACCGTGGTCTTCAGCGCAAACGTGGGCTCCGGACCGGTTTTCATCCACGTCAGGTAA
- a CDS encoding HNH endonuclease: MRTLVLNAGYEPLAVITFRRALVLVLTGKASVVAEGDDPVVGPTDVLGRPSVILLNRYIRPRYNHSTAVSRRGVLRRDGHKCAYCGKAAHTIDHVHPKSRGGADSWENLVAACLRCNNVKGDHTPTEMGWTLRFVPEPPRGTIWQIKELEKPTPAWDPFLLPERAA; encoded by the coding sequence ATGCGCACTCTCGTTCTGAATGCTGGATATGAACCGCTGGCGGTTATTACTTTCCGCCGGGCGCTGGTGCTTGTGCTCACAGGCAAGGCGAGCGTCGTGGCCGAAGGGGATGACCCCGTGGTGGGGCCCACCGACGTCCTGGGCCGTCCGTCCGTGATCCTCCTCAACCGGTACATCCGGCCCCGATACAACCACTCCACGGCTGTCAGCCGCAGGGGTGTGCTCAGACGCGACGGCCATAAATGCGCGTACTGCGGCAAGGCGGCGCACACCATTGACCATGTACACCCCAAATCCCGGGGTGGGGCTGACTCATGGGAGAACCTGGTGGCCGCCTGCCTCCGCTGCAACAACGTCAAGGGCGACCACACCCCGACCGAGATGGGCTGGACCCTTCGGTTCGTGCCCGAGCCTCCGCGCGGCACTATCTGGCAGATCAAGGAACTGGAGAAGCCCACCCCCGCGTGGGATCCGTTCCTTCTTCCCGAACGCGCTGCCTGA
- the mobA gene encoding molybdenum cofactor guanylyltransferase, producing the protein MQENSLAFNALILAGGRSSRLGGVPKQSLVFRGQTLLERALAAAAGARRTVVVGDAGFLSSQGTASHPVAQASWPPGVLTCREEPPFAGPAAAIGTGLHALEEYGGDAPFTLVLACDMPLASGAVAVLREALFASPTRPGEGGGGGVMARSGDGRAQPLAAFYSTPGLKKACAELAARNALVNGSVRALLASLDVQLVTVPAGSTSDVDTWDDAAALGIAAESQRESKDPSTGGTNVGGKS; encoded by the coding sequence GTGCAAGAGAACAGCTTGGCTTTTAATGCCCTGATCTTGGCCGGCGGCCGGTCATCGCGGCTGGGCGGCGTACCCAAGCAGTCCCTTGTCTTCCGCGGCCAGACGCTGCTGGAACGGGCACTGGCTGCTGCAGCCGGTGCCCGCCGCACTGTCGTCGTCGGCGACGCCGGTTTCCTGTCATCCCAGGGCACAGCATCACACCCGGTAGCCCAGGCCAGCTGGCCGCCCGGTGTTCTCACGTGCCGGGAGGAGCCGCCGTTCGCGGGGCCCGCGGCTGCCATCGGCACCGGGCTGCACGCCCTGGAGGAATATGGGGGAGATGCGCCCTTTACCCTGGTGCTGGCCTGCGACATGCCGCTTGCGTCTGGGGCCGTCGCTGTGTTGCGGGAGGCGCTTTTCGCGTCTCCCACCCGCCCCGGGGAAGGTGGCGGAGGGGGCGTGATGGCCCGGTCCGGCGACGGAAGGGCGCAGCCGTTGGCGGCTTTTTACAGCACGCCCGGGTTAAAAAAAGCGTGCGCGGAGTTGGCTGCCCGCAACGCGCTGGTCAACGGCTCTGTCAGGGCTCTCCTTGCTAGTCTGGACGTGCAGCTTGTCACAGTCCCCGCCGGGTCCACCTCCGATGTGGATACCTGGGACGATGCTGCCGCGCTGGGGATTGCCGCCGAGAGCCAGCGTGAAAGCAAGGACCCGAGCACGGGCGGAACTAACGTGGGAGGCAAGTCGTGA
- a CDS encoding DUF6457 domain-containing protein, whose amino-acid sequence MKSQDETLEEWCRSLLQAYKLEDVQVDINAVLALAGVAAHAVVRPAAPLTTFIAGFAAGLAAAPGREMDAASMDAALAVARSLAADYDAEAAGTPGE is encoded by the coding sequence GTGAAAAGCCAGGACGAAACGCTGGAAGAATGGTGCAGGTCCCTTCTCCAGGCCTACAAGCTTGAGGACGTCCAGGTAGACATCAACGCAGTGCTGGCACTCGCCGGTGTTGCCGCCCATGCCGTTGTCCGGCCGGCCGCTCCGCTTACCACCTTCATTGCCGGCTTTGCCGCAGGCCTGGCTGCCGCTCCCGGCAGGGAGATGGACGCAGCCTCCATGGACGCGGCTTTGGCCGTTGCCCGTTCCCTGGCAGCTGACTACGACGCTGAAGCCGCCGGGACTCCCGGCGAATGA